The Gouania willdenowi chromosome 7, fGouWil2.1, whole genome shotgun sequence genome includes a window with the following:
- the LOC114467060 gene encoding differentially expressed in FDCP 6 homolog isoform X1, which produces MDLRSELLKSIWYGFTALDLEKSGKVSKSQLKVLSHNLCTVLCIPHDPIALEEHFRDDDDGPVSSQGYMPYLNKFILDKVGEGSFNKEDVDELCWTLTAKKNYQPDRGSNNVLPERDAFRLWCLFNFLSEDKYPLVMVADEVEYLLKKICMVMSIEFNCLELEDFLTQDRVQNNGVSVWVFLEMMNSGKITKGIDKSVISMAIEEVYREIVGDVLKEGYLWKKGHLRRNWKERWFTLRPSNLSYYTGEDRRDCQGNIMLDGNCCVEVLPDRDGKRCMFCLKTLSKTYEMSASDTKQRQEWTTAIQTAIRLNVDGKKSLHKDLKLKRREQREQREKRRQSKEEELQRLRALQEEREQKLGELELLKEAQKQAQALLEQDELRRRQQHEQLQQALQVQLREAEEARVSMQAEMALKEEEAERQRKRILELEEMQRRLEEALQQEIKARLDEEAFRYAQAGLLAEEEEKMKALMTLQEEQEDYIVKTEREKRELKQEMETKSRALEEAQRQLEEVRANRHRVDQDVVAAQRKLRQASTNVKHWNVQMNRLMRPIGPGGACLSPRSEIAEKTCRMTHEGQQQHAHTDIANQRKTQQSTHQDRPEEEVQHVPKSYSFKTDGSKVWILELV; this is translated from the exons GTATTGTCTCATAACCTGTGCACAGTCTTGTGCATCCCACATGACCCGATTGCTTTGGAGGAGCACTTCAGGGACGATGACGACGGTCCTGTGTCCAGTCAGGGTTACATGCCTTACCTCAACAAATTCATTCTGGACAAG GTCGGGGAAGGGTCTTTTAATAAAGAAGACGTGGATGAGCTCTGCTGGACTCTTACTGCGAAGAAAAACTACCAGCCAGACCGCGGCAGCAACAACGTGCTGCCTGAGAGAGACGCCTTTAGGCTGTGGTGCCTCTTTAATTTCCTCTCTGAAGACAAGTACCCTCTGGTGATGGTTGCTGACGAG GTAGAGTACCTCCTAAAGAAGATCTGCATGGTTATGAGTATTGAGTTTAACTGTTTGGAGTTGGAGGACTTCCTTACGCAAGACAGAGTGCAAAACAATGGTGTCAGTGTGTGGGTTTTCCTGGAAATGATGAACTCTGGGAAGATCACCAAAGGAATAGATAAGAGTGTCATCAGCATGGCTATAGAGGAGGTTTACAGGGAGATCGTTGGTGACGTTCTCAAAGAG GGTTATCTGTGGAAAAAAGGCCATCTGAGGAGAAACTGGAAGGAACGGTGGTTCACTTTAAGGCCAAGCAACTTGTCCTACTACACCGGGGAGGATCGCAGAGACTGCCAAGGCAACATCATGCTGGATGGGAATTGCTGTGTGGAG GTGCTGCCTGATCGAGACGGGAAGAGGTGCATGTTCTGCCTCAAAACCCTCTCGAAAACATATGAAATGAGCGCGTCCGACACCAAGCAGAGACAGGAATGGACCACAG CCATTCAAACAGCCATCAGGCTCAACGTGGATGGCAAGAAATCCCTCCACAAAGACCTGAAGTTGAAGCGTCGGGAACAGCGGGAGCAGCGGGAAAAGCGGCGGCAGTCCAAAGAGGAGGAGCTGCAGAGGCTGAGGGCCCTGCAGGAGGAACGGGAGCAGAAGTTGGGAGAGCTGGAGCTCCTGAAGGAGGCGCAGAAGCAGGCTCAGGCCCTCCTGGAGCAGGACGAGCTGAGGAGGCGCCAGCAGCACGAACAGCTCCAACAAGCCCTGCAGGTTCAGCTGCGTGAGGCAGAGGAG GCCCGAGTCAGCATGCAGGCAGAGATGGCCCTGAAGGAGGAAGAGGCCGAGAGGCAGAGGAAGAGGATCCTGGAGCTGGAGGAGATGCAGAGGCGTTTGGAGGAGGCGCTGCAGCAGGAGATTAAAGCCCGACTGGACGAGGAGGCCTTCCGCTACGCTCAGGCTGG CTTgttggctgaggaggaggagaagatgaAGGCCCTGATGACTCtgcaggaggagcaggaggattACATAGTGAAGACGGAGAGGGAGAAGCGGGAGCTGAAACAGGAAATGGAGACCAAATCTCGGGCACTGGAGGAAGCACAGAGGCAGCTGGAAGAAGTCCGCGCCAACCGACACAGAGTGGATCAGGATGTGGTG GCCGCTCAGAGGAAACTCCGTCAGGCGAGCACCAACGTCAAACACTGGAACGTCCAAATGAACCGACTGATGCGACCGATCGGACCAGGCGGTGCGTGTCTCT ctccGAGATCAGAGATTGCAGAGAAAACGTGTCGCATGACGCATGAAGGACAGCaacaacatgcacacacagacatagcaaatcagagaaaaacacaacagtCAACACACCAAGACAGACCAGAGGAGGAAGTACAACATGTTCCTAAGAGCTACAGCTTCAAAACTGATGGGTCAAAAGTTTGGATTCTAGAACTTGTATAA
- the LOC114467060 gene encoding differentially expressed in FDCP 6 homolog isoform X4, whose translation MDLRSELLKSIWYGFTALDLEKSGKVSKSQLKVLSHNLCTVLCIPHDPIALEEHFRDDDDGPVSSQGYMPYLNKFILDKVGEGSFNKEDVDELCWTLTAKKNYQPDRGSNNVLPERDAFRLWCLFNFLSEDKYPLVMVADEVEYLLKKICMVMSIEFNCLELEDFLTQDRVQNNGVSVWVFLEMMNSGKITKGIDKSVISMAIEEVYREIVGDVLKEGYLWKKGHLRRNWKERWFTLRPSNLSYYTGEDRRDCQGNIMLDGNCCVEVLPDRDGKRCMFCLKTLSKTYEMSASDTKQRQEWTTAIQTAIRLNVDGKKSLHKDLKLKRREQREQREKRRQSKEEELQRLRALQEEREQKLGELELLKEAQKQAQALLEQDELRRRQQHEQLQQALQVQLREAEEARVSMQAEMALKEEEAERQRKRILELEEMQRRLEEALQQEIKARLDEEAFRYAQAGLLAEEEEKMKALMTLQEEQEDYIVKTEREKRELKQEMETKSRALEEAQRQLEEVRANRHRVDQDVVAAQRKLRQASTNVKHWNVQMNRLMRPIGPGGACL comes from the exons GTATTGTCTCATAACCTGTGCACAGTCTTGTGCATCCCACATGACCCGATTGCTTTGGAGGAGCACTTCAGGGACGATGACGACGGTCCTGTGTCCAGTCAGGGTTACATGCCTTACCTCAACAAATTCATTCTGGACAAG GTCGGGGAAGGGTCTTTTAATAAAGAAGACGTGGATGAGCTCTGCTGGACTCTTACTGCGAAGAAAAACTACCAGCCAGACCGCGGCAGCAACAACGTGCTGCCTGAGAGAGACGCCTTTAGGCTGTGGTGCCTCTTTAATTTCCTCTCTGAAGACAAGTACCCTCTGGTGATGGTTGCTGACGAG GTAGAGTACCTCCTAAAGAAGATCTGCATGGTTATGAGTATTGAGTTTAACTGTTTGGAGTTGGAGGACTTCCTTACGCAAGACAGAGTGCAAAACAATGGTGTCAGTGTGTGGGTTTTCCTGGAAATGATGAACTCTGGGAAGATCACCAAAGGAATAGATAAGAGTGTCATCAGCATGGCTATAGAGGAGGTTTACAGGGAGATCGTTGGTGACGTTCTCAAAGAG GGTTATCTGTGGAAAAAAGGCCATCTGAGGAGAAACTGGAAGGAACGGTGGTTCACTTTAAGGCCAAGCAACTTGTCCTACTACACCGGGGAGGATCGCAGAGACTGCCAAGGCAACATCATGCTGGATGGGAATTGCTGTGTGGAG GTGCTGCCTGATCGAGACGGGAAGAGGTGCATGTTCTGCCTCAAAACCCTCTCGAAAACATATGAAATGAGCGCGTCCGACACCAAGCAGAGACAGGAATGGACCACAG CCATTCAAACAGCCATCAGGCTCAACGTGGATGGCAAGAAATCCCTCCACAAAGACCTGAAGTTGAAGCGTCGGGAACAGCGGGAGCAGCGGGAAAAGCGGCGGCAGTCCAAAGAGGAGGAGCTGCAGAGGCTGAGGGCCCTGCAGGAGGAACGGGAGCAGAAGTTGGGAGAGCTGGAGCTCCTGAAGGAGGCGCAGAAGCAGGCTCAGGCCCTCCTGGAGCAGGACGAGCTGAGGAGGCGCCAGCAGCACGAACAGCTCCAACAAGCCCTGCAGGTTCAGCTGCGTGAGGCAGAGGAG GCCCGAGTCAGCATGCAGGCAGAGATGGCCCTGAAGGAGGAAGAGGCCGAGAGGCAGAGGAAGAGGATCCTGGAGCTGGAGGAGATGCAGAGGCGTTTGGAGGAGGCGCTGCAGCAGGAGATTAAAGCCCGACTGGACGAGGAGGCCTTCCGCTACGCTCAGGCTGG CTTgttggctgaggaggaggagaagatgaAGGCCCTGATGACTCtgcaggaggagcaggaggattACATAGTGAAGACGGAGAGGGAGAAGCGGGAGCTGAAACAGGAAATGGAGACCAAATCTCGGGCACTGGAGGAAGCACAGAGGCAGCTGGAAGAAGTCCGCGCCAACCGACACAGAGTGGATCAGGATGTGGTG GCCGCTCAGAGGAAACTCCGTCAGGCGAGCACCAACGTCAAACACTGGAACGTCCAAATGAACCGACTGATGCGACCGATCGGACCAGGCGGTGCGTGTCTCT
- the LOC114467060 gene encoding differentially expressed in FDCP 6 homolog isoform X2: MDLRSELLKSIWYGFTALDLEKSGKVSKSQLKVLSHNLCTVLCIPHDPIALEEHFRDDDDGPVSSQGYMPYLNKFILDKVGEGSFNKEDVDELCWTLTAKKNYQPDRGSNNVLPERDAFRLWCLFNFLSEDKYPLVMVADEVEYLLKKICMVMSIEFNCLELEDFLTQDRVQNNGVSVWVFLEMMNSGKITKGIDKSVISMAIEEVYREIVGDVLKEGYLWKKGHLRRNWKERWFTLRPSNLSYYTGEDRRDCQGNIMLDGNCCVEVLPDRDGKRCMFCLKTLSKTYEMSASDTKQRQEWTTAIQTAIRLNVDGKKSLHKDLKLKRREQREQREKRRQSKEEELQRLRALQEEREQKLGELELLKEAQKQAQALLEQDELRRRQQHEQLQQALQVQLREAEEARVSMQAEMALKEEEAERQRKRILELEEMQRRLEEALQQEIKARLDEEAFRYAQAGLLAEEEEKMKALMTLQEEQEDYIVKTEREKRELKQEMETKSRALEEAQRQLEEVRANRHRVDQDVVAAQRKLRQASTNVKHWNVQMNRLMRPIGPGAPRSEIAEKTCRMTHEGQQQHAHTDIANQRKTQQSTHQDRPEEEVQHVPKSYSFKTDGSKVWILELV, encoded by the exons GTATTGTCTCATAACCTGTGCACAGTCTTGTGCATCCCACATGACCCGATTGCTTTGGAGGAGCACTTCAGGGACGATGACGACGGTCCTGTGTCCAGTCAGGGTTACATGCCTTACCTCAACAAATTCATTCTGGACAAG GTCGGGGAAGGGTCTTTTAATAAAGAAGACGTGGATGAGCTCTGCTGGACTCTTACTGCGAAGAAAAACTACCAGCCAGACCGCGGCAGCAACAACGTGCTGCCTGAGAGAGACGCCTTTAGGCTGTGGTGCCTCTTTAATTTCCTCTCTGAAGACAAGTACCCTCTGGTGATGGTTGCTGACGAG GTAGAGTACCTCCTAAAGAAGATCTGCATGGTTATGAGTATTGAGTTTAACTGTTTGGAGTTGGAGGACTTCCTTACGCAAGACAGAGTGCAAAACAATGGTGTCAGTGTGTGGGTTTTCCTGGAAATGATGAACTCTGGGAAGATCACCAAAGGAATAGATAAGAGTGTCATCAGCATGGCTATAGAGGAGGTTTACAGGGAGATCGTTGGTGACGTTCTCAAAGAG GGTTATCTGTGGAAAAAAGGCCATCTGAGGAGAAACTGGAAGGAACGGTGGTTCACTTTAAGGCCAAGCAACTTGTCCTACTACACCGGGGAGGATCGCAGAGACTGCCAAGGCAACATCATGCTGGATGGGAATTGCTGTGTGGAG GTGCTGCCTGATCGAGACGGGAAGAGGTGCATGTTCTGCCTCAAAACCCTCTCGAAAACATATGAAATGAGCGCGTCCGACACCAAGCAGAGACAGGAATGGACCACAG CCATTCAAACAGCCATCAGGCTCAACGTGGATGGCAAGAAATCCCTCCACAAAGACCTGAAGTTGAAGCGTCGGGAACAGCGGGAGCAGCGGGAAAAGCGGCGGCAGTCCAAAGAGGAGGAGCTGCAGAGGCTGAGGGCCCTGCAGGAGGAACGGGAGCAGAAGTTGGGAGAGCTGGAGCTCCTGAAGGAGGCGCAGAAGCAGGCTCAGGCCCTCCTGGAGCAGGACGAGCTGAGGAGGCGCCAGCAGCACGAACAGCTCCAACAAGCCCTGCAGGTTCAGCTGCGTGAGGCAGAGGAG GCCCGAGTCAGCATGCAGGCAGAGATGGCCCTGAAGGAGGAAGAGGCCGAGAGGCAGAGGAAGAGGATCCTGGAGCTGGAGGAGATGCAGAGGCGTTTGGAGGAGGCGCTGCAGCAGGAGATTAAAGCCCGACTGGACGAGGAGGCCTTCCGCTACGCTCAGGCTGG CTTgttggctgaggaggaggagaagatgaAGGCCCTGATGACTCtgcaggaggagcaggaggattACATAGTGAAGACGGAGAGGGAGAAGCGGGAGCTGAAACAGGAAATGGAGACCAAATCTCGGGCACTGGAGGAAGCACAGAGGCAGCTGGAAGAAGTCCGCGCCAACCGACACAGAGTGGATCAGGATGTGGTG GCCGCTCAGAGGAAACTCCGTCAGGCGAGCACCAACGTCAAACACTGGAACGTCCAAATGAACCGACTGATGCGACCGATCGGACCAGGCG ctccGAGATCAGAGATTGCAGAGAAAACGTGTCGCATGACGCATGAAGGACAGCaacaacatgcacacacagacatagcaaatcagagaaaaacacaacagtCAACACACCAAGACAGACCAGAGGAGGAAGTACAACATGTTCCTAAGAGCTACAGCTTCAAAACTGATGGGTCAAAAGTTTGGATTCTAGAACTTGTATAA